A single Cellulomonas sp. SLBN-39 DNA region contains:
- a CDS encoding GntR family transcriptional regulator, which translates to MRVAPHEQTVAAAATLRAMMRRQELRPGDRLGDERSLAAELGITRSRLREALELLQAAGHVRRRLGRGGGVFASDGRIERNLNTIEGLPDITRVQGVRLVTTVLRVELVRAGPLDRRLLRLPAGASVYHLQRLRRTDDGAGLSLEDTRAPASLFPELDAQDLTQLYRCFRETYGVTPAVSDESIEVAYATAGQAELLDVDPGTALVRLSRLTLDDQQRPVEIGTELFVADRMRFHLRRYGVVGNPHRPG; encoded by the coding sequence ATGAGGGTGGCGCCGCACGAGCAGACCGTCGCCGCCGCGGCGACCCTGCGGGCGATGATGCGCCGCCAGGAGCTGCGCCCCGGCGACCGGCTCGGCGACGAGCGCAGCCTGGCCGCCGAGCTCGGCATCACCCGGTCCCGGCTCCGCGAGGCCCTCGAGCTGCTGCAGGCCGCGGGCCACGTGCGCCGGCGGCTCGGACGCGGGGGAGGGGTGTTCGCCTCCGACGGGCGGATCGAGCGGAACCTCAACACCATCGAGGGGCTGCCGGACATCACCCGCGTGCAGGGCGTGCGGCTCGTCACGACGGTGCTGCGGGTCGAGCTCGTGCGTGCCGGCCCCCTCGACCGCCGCCTGCTGCGGCTGCCCGCCGGTGCCTCCGTCTACCACCTGCAGCGCCTGCGCCGCACCGACGACGGCGCCGGTCTGAGCCTGGAGGACACCCGCGCCCCCGCGTCCCTGTTCCCCGAGCTGGACGCCCAGGACCTCACCCAGCTCTACCGCTGCTTCCGCGAGACCTACGGCGTGACCCCGGCCGTCTCCGACGAGAGCATCGAGGTCGCGTACGCCACCGCGGGCCAGGCCGAGCTGCTCGACGTCGACCCCGGCACCGCGCTGGTCCGCCTGTCGCGGCTCACGCTCGACGACCAGCAGCGCCCGGTCGAGATCGGCACCGAGCTGTTCGTCGCCGACCGCATGCGCTTCCACCTGCGCCGCTACGGCGTCGTCGGCAACCCCCACCGCCCCGGCTGA